A stretch of Chroogloeocystis siderophila 5.2 s.c.1 DNA encodes these proteins:
- a CDS encoding TonB-dependent siderophore receptor, whose amino-acid sequence MRVTITGINAPPTVELQIATEGLVFAVTPPTDEEIQIVVTGKLEAQGYSVPNATTATRTNTELRDIPQSIQVLPQRVLEDQQINRLSEALRNVSGVSVGDSFGDSLNRINIRGFQSDVLLEDGFRRGSFSSRGTSDIELIERVEVLKGPASVLYGNLEPGGVVNVVTRQPQADPAYTIGTVVGSFGLVRPSIDFTGSLDANQRLLYRFTALYEAEDGFRDYGQDVNRFVLAPSLTWDLNDRTALTFNFSYEDAQRPFDRGLPAIGNRVADVPRDRLFQDPSAIIETEELSASYRLTHNFNDNWQLRNEFRYLSVDTFDFRLDSWIIEDDGTLDRRWRSNDDYYEFYSLQTNVVGEFATGSVQHTLLAGIDFNRSTAQGGQRRLPGDPSFFLNIFTQEGDLISRPNLDDLTLVVRSDTSRENNVGLYLQDQITLSESLKILAGGRFDVYDLQSLDSLSNTEAEDTVQRFTPRLGVVYQPSREVSLYGSYSQAFTPNIFGRTADGSFLDPELSEQFEIGVRGEFADGRLVTNLAAYNLIKRNVEGPDPLNPDFAIAVGKIRSRGIELDVAGEILPGWNAIASYAYTDAEITEDNYYPAGNRPNNVPRNSASVWTTYEFQNGNLQGLGFGLGLFFVGERTGDFDNTYELPSYVRTDAALYYRRDNWRAALNFQNLFDVNYIRNSEGFREANAPGAPFTVIGSLSITF is encoded by the coding sequence CAATGCACCGCCGACAGTCGAACTACAAATTGCAACTGAAGGATTAGTCTTCGCAGTCACACCCCCCACAGATGAAGAAATTCAAATTGTCGTGACCGGTAAGTTAGAAGCACAAGGCTATTCTGTACCCAATGCGACAACGGCAACACGTACAAATACAGAACTGCGCGATATCCCGCAATCGATTCAAGTTCTACCACAACGGGTTTTAGAAGACCAGCAAATCAATCGTCTGAGTGAAGCCTTACGCAACGTTAGCGGTGTCAGCGTCGGTGATAGCTTTGGCGACAGTCTCAACCGCATTAATATTCGCGGTTTTCAGTCCGATGTATTGCTTGAAGATGGGTTTCGTCGCGGTTCGTTTAGTTCCAGAGGTACTTCTGATATTGAACTGATTGAGCGTGTTGAAGTCCTCAAAGGACCTGCATCGGTGTTGTATGGTAATTTGGAACCAGGCGGGGTTGTCAATGTCGTCACCAGGCAACCACAGGCTGATCCAGCTTATACGATTGGCACTGTTGTTGGTAGTTTTGGATTAGTACGTCCGAGTATTGACTTTACAGGATCGTTAGATGCTAACCAACGGTTGTTATATCGCTTCACCGCACTGTATGAAGCCGAAGATGGCTTTCGCGATTATGGTCAAGATGTGAATCGCTTTGTGCTAGCGCCATCACTGACATGGGATTTGAATGATCGCACCGCATTAACATTCAATTTTAGCTACGAAGATGCACAGCGCCCGTTTGATCGCGGTCTTCCAGCGATTGGTAACAGAGTTGCAGATGTACCGCGCGATCGCTTATTTCAAGATCCGAGTGCGATTATTGAAACCGAAGAATTGAGCGCCAGCTATCGCTTAACTCACAACTTTAACGACAATTGGCAACTCAGAAACGAGTTTCGCTATCTCTCAGTCGATACTTTCGATTTCCGTCTTGATAGCTGGATTATTGAAGACGATGGCACTCTCGATCGACGCTGGCGATCTAACGATGATTATTACGAATTCTACTCACTCCAAACGAACGTTGTGGGCGAATTTGCTACAGGTAGTGTTCAACATACGCTTTTAGCCGGAATTGATTTCAACCGCAGTACCGCCCAAGGTGGTCAGCGCCGTTTACCAGGCGATCCGAGTTTCTTTCTTAATATCTTTACTCAAGAAGGCGATTTGATTTCGCGTCCTAATCTAGACGATCTCACATTGGTAGTGCGTAGTGACACCAGTCGAGAAAATAATGTGGGCTTGTATTTACAAGATCAAATTACGCTGAGTGAAAGTCTGAAAATTTTAGCAGGTGGACGATTTGACGTTTACGATTTGCAATCGTTAGATAGCTTATCAAATACCGAAGCCGAAGATACTGTACAACGTTTCACTCCTCGCCTTGGTGTGGTGTATCAGCCTAGTCGCGAAGTTTCGCTTTATGGTAGCTATAGTCAAGCTTTTACACCTAACATTTTTGGTCGAACCGCTGATGGTTCTTTTCTCGATCCAGAACTTAGCGAACAATTTGAGATTGGTGTGCGCGGCGAGTTTGCGGATGGTCGATTAGTGACGAACCTTGCAGCTTATAATCTGATTAAGCGGAATGTGGAAGGTCCCGACCCATTAAACCCAGATTTTGCGATTGCAGTGGGGAAAATCAGAAGTCGTGGAATTGAACTTGATGTAGCCGGTGAAATTTTACCAGGGTGGAATGCGATCGCATCCTATGCGTATACCGATGCTGAAATCACAGAGGATAACTATTATCCTGCGGGAAATCGTCCTAATAATGTTCCTAGAAACAGCGCCAGCGTTTGGACTACGTATGAATTTCAAAATGGCAATTTACAGGGGCTAGGCTTTGGGTTAGGACTATTCTTTGTTGGAGAACGCACGGGTGATTTTGATAACACCTATGAACTTCCTAGCTATGTTCGCACTGATGCTGCATTATATTACCGTCGCGATAACTGGCGGGCTGCATTAAACTTTCAAAATTTATTCGATGTCAACTATATTCGCAATAGTGAAGGATTCCGCGAAGCAAATGCACCTGGTGCGCCCTTTACGGTGATCGGTTCCTTATCTATCACGTTTTAA
- the dnaK gene encoding molecular chaperone DnaK — MGKVVGIDLGTTNSVVAVMEGGKPVVIANAEGMRTTPSVVSFSKDGERVVGEMARRQTVLNPQNTFYAVKRFIGRKYSELSSESKRVPYTIRRDEAGNVKIKCPRLDKEFAPEEISAMVLRKLVEDASRYLGEPITGAVLTVPAYFNDSQRQATRDAGRIAGLEVLRILNEPTAASLAYGLDKREHQTILVFDLGGGTFDVSILEVGDGVFEVKATSGDTQLGGNDFDKKIVDWLADQFLETEEVDLRRDRQALQRLTEAAEKAKIELSGVTVTDINLPFITATADGPKHLETRLTRSQFEGLCTDLVARLRTPVKRALADANLRPSDIEEVVLVGGGTRMPMVQQLVRAMIGQEPNQNVNPDEVVAVGAAIQAGILGGEVKDILLLDVTPLSLGLETSNGVMKKLIPRNTTIPVRRSDIFSTASNNQTLVEIHVVQGEREMAGDNKSLGRFKLTGIPPAPRGVPQIQVAFDIDANGILLVTAMDRTTGREQSITIQGASTLSEAEVQRMLQEAEQYAQSDRKRKEKVEKRTRAEALILQAERQLKEIGLDFGMQFARSRRQRIEAISRELRGYLAEENDRGIDQAYADLQDAVYELNREVRQYFSEDEDDDLFGSIRRIFTGEDDWEPPIRETRSPYYNDRPRPTYNDRSSRPRPSYQDNWDDNDDNWL; from the coding sequence ATGGGTAAAGTAGTCGGCATAGACCTTGGTACAACCAACTCAGTGGTAGCTGTCATGGAGGGTGGCAAGCCGGTGGTAATTGCCAATGCCGAAGGAATGCGGACTACGCCCTCGGTGGTAAGCTTCAGCAAAGACGGCGAACGAGTTGTTGGCGAGATGGCGCGGCGACAAACCGTTCTCAACCCCCAAAATACCTTCTACGCCGTTAAGCGATTTATTGGTCGCAAATACAGCGAACTCAGTTCAGAATCCAAACGAGTCCCCTATACGATTCGGCGAGACGAAGCCGGAAACGTCAAAATTAAGTGTCCGCGTTTAGACAAAGAATTTGCGCCAGAAGAAATCAGCGCGATGGTGCTACGCAAACTCGTAGAAGACGCCAGCCGCTACCTAGGCGAACCGATAACAGGAGCCGTGTTGACGGTCCCTGCATACTTTAACGATTCGCAACGACAAGCGACACGTGATGCTGGACGAATTGCAGGATTAGAAGTGTTGCGGATACTCAATGAACCAACGGCGGCATCTTTAGCATACGGCTTAGATAAGCGAGAACACCAAACGATTTTGGTGTTTGATTTAGGTGGTGGCACTTTTGACGTATCTATTTTAGAAGTTGGTGATGGAGTATTCGAGGTCAAAGCCACAAGTGGCGATACTCAGCTTGGTGGTAACGATTTCGATAAAAAAATCGTTGATTGGCTGGCGGATCAGTTTCTTGAAACCGAGGAAGTCGATTTAAGACGCGATCGCCAAGCGCTGCAACGCCTCACCGAAGCCGCAGAAAAAGCCAAAATTGAACTTTCGGGCGTAACAGTCACCGACATTAATTTACCCTTTATCACGGCGACAGCAGATGGTCCTAAACACCTCGAAACGCGCTTAACGCGATCGCAGTTTGAAGGTCTTTGCACTGACTTGGTGGCGCGACTGCGGACACCTGTAAAACGTGCGCTAGCGGATGCGAATCTCCGCCCATCAGATATTGAAGAAGTTGTTCTTGTCGGCGGTGGCACGCGAATGCCAATGGTACAGCAACTCGTCCGCGCGATGATCGGTCAAGAACCAAACCAAAATGTTAATCCTGACGAAGTTGTGGCGGTAGGTGCAGCGATTCAAGCCGGAATTCTCGGTGGCGAAGTTAAAGACATTCTGCTACTAGATGTGACGCCGCTGTCGTTAGGGTTAGAAACGAGTAACGGCGTGATGAAAAAACTCATTCCCCGTAACACGACAATTCCTGTGCGGCGATCGGATATATTTTCCACTGCTAGTAATAATCAAACGTTGGTGGAAATCCACGTCGTGCAGGGCGAACGCGAAATGGCAGGTGATAATAAATCCTTAGGTAGGTTCAAGCTGACAGGAATTCCTCCCGCACCGCGAGGTGTACCGCAAATTCAAGTCGCATTTGATATCGATGCAAATGGCATTTTGTTAGTAACCGCAATGGATCGCACTACAGGTCGCGAACAAAGTATCACAATTCAAGGTGCTTCGACACTAAGTGAAGCGGAAGTGCAGCGAATGCTTCAAGAAGCAGAACAATACGCGCAATCTGACCGCAAACGCAAAGAGAAAGTTGAAAAGCGCACGCGCGCTGAAGCTTTAATTTTACAAGCAGAACGCCAGTTGAAAGAAATTGGTTTAGACTTTGGTATGCAGTTCGCGCGTAGTCGCAGACAACGCATCGAAGCAATCAGTCGCGAATTACGCGGATATCTTGCGGAAGAAAATGACCGAGGAATTGACCAAGCTTACGCCGATCTCCAAGACGCGGTTTACGAACTTAATCGCGAAGTTCGACAATACTTTAGCGAGGACGAGGATGATGATTTGTTCGGGTCGATTCGTCGCATCTTCACCGGTGAAGATGATTGGGAACCACCTATCCGCGAGACGCGTTCCCCTTACTATAACGACAGACCAAGACCAACTTATAATGACAGGTCAAGTAGACCGCGTCCATCGTACCAAGATAACTGGGATGATAACGATGATAACTGGCTGTAA
- a CDS encoding acyl-CoA thioesterase has translation MEDEKILPFEVILPLSVRTYDIDFAGIVSNIVFIRWLEDLRCEILVNHLPMEEQLKDGVVPLLIQTQIDYKRSITLVDKPIGRMWISKLKTMKWFVNAEISVDGVIAATAEQTGCFIDLTTRRPVPVPTELQQKYLEYD, from the coding sequence ATGGAAGACGAAAAAATTTTACCATTTGAAGTTATCCTACCGTTATCTGTCAGAACTTACGATATAGATTTTGCAGGCATTGTGAGTAATATTGTATTCATTCGCTGGTTAGAAGATTTACGCTGTGAGATTTTGGTCAATCATTTACCGATGGAAGAACAACTTAAAGACGGAGTTGTGCCATTGCTCATCCAAACACAAATTGATTACAAAAGATCGATTACTTTAGTCGATAAACCCATAGGCAGAATGTGGATTAGTAAACTAAAAACGATGAAATGGTTTGTCAATGCTGAAATATCTGTCGATGGTGTTATTGCAGCAACTGCGGAACAAACAGGTTGTTTTATTGACTTGACAACAAGGCGTCCGGTTCCTGTACCCACAGAACTACAGCAGAAATATTTGGAGTATGATTAA
- a CDS encoding DUF2062 domain-containing protein: MKRYKIAPKIKKFKRHWQQQIHHWFWRILNLRGTPQYIARGLAAGIFAGLFPLFGFQTLISIALATLFKGNKLMAAAGTWISNPLTYIPIFLFNFQVGRRLVGNQDLVFTSESVASWQQFLEVGIEIIFVLFVGCFVVGLVCAIASYYICIILVQHLRHHTIKQPYQTNSHHNETLSYCSKYYTKKIKSSDSRTTHEDGQSL, translated from the coding sequence GTGAAAAGATATAAAATTGCTCCAAAAATTAAAAAGTTTAAGAGGCATTGGCAACAACAAATTCATCATTGGTTTTGGCGCATACTCAATCTCCGAGGTACTCCGCAATACATTGCACGGGGTTTAGCCGCAGGAATCTTTGCTGGACTTTTTCCACTGTTTGGGTTTCAAACACTAATCAGTATAGCCTTAGCAACTCTGTTCAAAGGTAACAAGCTGATGGCAGCAGCAGGAACTTGGATAAGCAATCCGCTGACTTACATACCTATTTTCCTGTTTAATTTTCAAGTTGGTCGTCGGCTAGTAGGAAATCAAGATTTAGTTTTTACATCTGAAAGTGTTGCAAGTTGGCAGCAGTTTTTAGAAGTAGGAATCGAAATTATATTTGTGCTATTTGTGGGTTGTTTTGTTGTGGGGTTAGTGTGTGCGATCGCGAGTTACTACATATGTATAATTCTCGTCCAGCATTTACGTCATCATACTATCAAACAACCTTATCAAACAAATTCACATCATAATGAAACACTATCTTATTGCTCAAAATACTACACAAAAAAGATTAAGAGTTCTGACTCAAGAACTACGCACGAGGACGGTCAGTCGTTGTAA
- a CDS encoding ABC transporter substrate-binding protein produces the protein MKRLDAVRTPDLPQRQVKRSTLVTLTTLGSALLLAACENTPPASNTGANSASPAATTTSATNSNDGLKIGSLLPSTGDLAAIGQQMVDSVPLVVETVNACGGVNGKPVTLIAQDDQTDPRAGAAAMTKLAEVDRVAGVVGSFASSVSSAAVPIAVRNKVMLISPGSTSPVFTERASKGEFQGYWARTAPPDTYQALALAQLANQRGFKRVSTVVINNDYGVGFERAFVQAFKQLGGTVVNEANPTRYDPKATTFETEAAAAFNGDPDAVVAVLYEETGSLLLKSAYQQGVSQGVQVMLTDGVKSAGFPTKVGKSSDGKYIVSGAIGTVPGADGKALQALTQLWQSKKGGPPGEYVPQAWDATALLVLAAQAAQANTGEGIASKIREVSNAPGTEVSDVCEGLRLLREGQDINYQGASGNVDIDQNGDVVGVYDVWTVNDDGKLAVIDKVNPK, from the coding sequence ATGAAAAGACTTGATGCTGTGAGGACTCCAGATCTCCCTCAACGGCAAGTAAAGCGTAGTACCTTAGTTACGCTAACGACGTTGGGTAGTGCGCTTTTGTTAGCGGCTTGTGAAAATACTCCTCCTGCCAGCAATACAGGAGCAAATAGCGCTTCTCCCGCTGCGACAACCACAAGTGCAACGAATAGTAACGACGGACTTAAAATTGGTTCATTATTACCATCAACTGGCGATTTAGCTGCGATTGGACAACAGATGGTAGATTCTGTCCCTTTAGTCGTGGAAACGGTTAATGCTTGTGGTGGAGTAAACGGCAAGCCTGTTACACTGATTGCGCAAGACGATCAAACTGATCCGCGCGCTGGTGCGGCGGCGATGACCAAGTTAGCTGAAGTTGATCGCGTTGCAGGTGTCGTTGGTTCGTTTGCGAGTAGCGTTTCGAGTGCGGCTGTCCCGATCGCCGTGCGCAACAAAGTGATGCTGATTTCTCCTGGTAGTACCAGTCCGGTATTTACCGAACGCGCTAGCAAAGGTGAGTTTCAAGGCTACTGGGCGCGTACTGCACCTCCAGATACTTACCAAGCACTCGCCTTAGCTCAATTGGCAAACCAAAGAGGTTTCAAGCGAGTTTCGACAGTGGTGATCAACAATGACTACGGCGTTGGTTTTGAACGCGCATTTGTGCAAGCGTTTAAGCAACTCGGTGGAACTGTGGTGAATGAAGCGAACCCAACGCGTTATGACCCCAAGGCAACAACTTTTGAAACAGAGGCTGCTGCCGCTTTCAATGGCGATCCTGATGCTGTCGTCGCAGTCCTTTACGAAGAAACGGGTAGTTTACTCCTCAAATCAGCGTACCAGCAAGGCGTGAGCCAGGGAGTACAAGTTATGCTGACCGACGGCGTGAAGTCAGCAGGCTTTCCCACCAAAGTTGGTAAATCAAGCGATGGTAAATACATTGTATCGGGTGCGATCGGCACGGTTCCAGGGGCTGATGGCAAGGCTTTACAGGCGCTGACACAATTGTGGCAATCAAAAAAAGGTGGACCGCCTGGCGAGTATGTTCCTCAAGCGTGGGATGCTACCGCCCTCCTCGTACTAGCAGCACAAGCAGCACAAGCTAACACAGGTGAAGGAATTGCGAGCAAAATTCGTGAAGTTTCAAATGCGCCAGGAACCGAAGTGAGTGACGTTTGTGAGGGGTTGAGATTACTCCGCGAGGGACAGGATATCAATTACCAAGGCGCGAGTGGTAATGTCGATATCGATCAAAACGGTGATGTTGTCGGTGTTTATGACGTTTGGACGGTTAATGATGATGGAAAATTAGCAGTCATAGACAAAGTTAACCCGAAGTAA
- a CDS encoding SGNH/GDSL hydrolase family protein, with protein sequence MKTILCFGDSNTWGWNPTTQQRFPRDVRWTGVLQQQLGNEYYIIEEGLCGRTTLRKDLFERYTNGKEYLIPCLSSHKPINLVAIMLGTNDLKKRFGLSAFDIAKGAGILVNIVQRSKTGPNNSTPKVLLMAPPPIGKIANDNGPFKGAEPKSKQFGKLYMQFAQRCGCAFLDTAEVINSSDLDGIHLEAGEHLKLGIKVASIIDEIFAFKMYSNEIA encoded by the coding sequence ATGAAGACAATTTTGTGTTTTGGTGATTCAAATACTTGGGGATGGAACCCTACTACACAGCAACGCTTTCCCCGTGATGTTAGGTGGACTGGTGTTTTACAGCAGCAGCTTGGTAACGAATATTACATTATTGAAGAAGGATTATGCGGACGAACGACGCTGCGCAAAGATTTGTTTGAACGTTATACCAATGGCAAAGAGTATTTAATTCCTTGCTTGAGTTCGCACAAGCCAATTAATTTAGTCGCGATTATGCTAGGAACTAATGATTTAAAAAAGCGTTTTGGTCTTTCTGCTTTCGATATTGCTAAAGGTGCTGGTATTTTAGTGAATATTGTACAACGAAGTAAAACAGGACCTAACAATAGCACACCAAAAGTTTTGTTGATGGCACCACCACCAATCGGAAAAATAGCAAATGATAATGGACCGTTTAAAGGCGCAGAACCTAAATCAAAACAGTTTGGCAAACTGTATATGCAATTTGCCCAGCGCTGTGGATGTGCTTTTCTCGATACAGCAGAAGTTATTAATTCTAGCGATCTAGATGGAATTCACCTTGAAGCAGGCGAGCATTTAAAACTGGGTATAAAGGTTGCTTCTATTATTGATGAAATCTTTGCTTTTAAGATGTATTCTAACGAAATTGCTTAA
- the crtB gene encoding 15-cis-phytoene synthase CrtB: MLQLPDSLCMKKLASVEDAYQLCRQIMAKYAKTFYLATLLMSEEKRRAIWAIYAWCRRTDELVDGPAAAMTTPETLELWEQQLESVFAGHPVDDMDVALVDTIQQFPDLDIQPFRDMIAGQRMDLYRSRYETFEQLNLYCYRVAGTVGLMSTAIMGIETAKTTAAWQQNQTPHDPTPEAIALGIAKQLTNILRDVGEDARRGRIYLPLEDLKRFDYSEEELFQGVVNDRWRELMRFQIERTRQIYAQAETGVSYLSSDARLPVWAALMHYSQILSVIERNDYDVFRQRAYVTQMRKLRTLPIAWLRSQVL, encoded by the coding sequence ATGCTGCAACTGCCTGATTCTCTGTGCATGAAAAAGCTCGCATCTGTGGAGGATGCATACCAACTTTGTCGTCAGATTATGGCAAAGTATGCTAAGACTTTTTACCTTGCCACACTGCTGATGAGCGAGGAGAAACGTCGCGCAATCTGGGCAATCTATGCCTGGTGTCGCCGTACTGATGAATTGGTCGATGGTCCGGCTGCTGCTATGACAACCCCAGAAACATTAGAATTGTGGGAACAGCAGTTAGAATCCGTGTTTGCGGGTCATCCTGTTGATGACATGGATGTTGCCTTAGTAGACACGATCCAGCAATTTCCCGATCTGGATATTCAACCGTTTCGCGACATGATTGCCGGACAACGGATGGATCTGTATCGCAGTCGCTATGAGACGTTTGAACAATTAAATCTTTACTGTTACCGAGTTGCGGGAACTGTAGGTTTAATGTCAACCGCGATTATGGGTATTGAAACTGCGAAGACTACTGCTGCATGGCAACAAAATCAAACACCACACGATCCAACTCCAGAAGCGATCGCGCTCGGAATTGCCAAACAACTCACGAATATTCTGCGTGATGTCGGTGAAGATGCGCGGCGGGGACGTATTTATTTACCCCTAGAAGATCTCAAACGCTTTGATTATTCTGAAGAAGAACTCTTTCAAGGCGTCGTAAACGATCGCTGGCGCGAACTGATGCGCTTCCAAATCGAACGGACGCGACAGATTTATGCTCAAGCGGAAACTGGAGTTAGTTATCTATCGTCTGATGCGCGTCTGCCTGTGTGGGCAGCTTTAATGCATTACAGTCAAATTCTGAGTGTGATTGAGCGTAACGATTACGACGTGTTCCGCCAACGTGCTTATGTCACGCAGATGCGAAAATTACGCACATTGCCGATCGCGTGGTTGCGATCGCAGGTGCTGTAA
- a CDS encoding DnaJ C-terminal domain-containing protein, producing MQNVQNFRNYYEILGVPKDATNEEIKKVFRRLARQYHPDLNPGNKEAEEKFKDINEAYEILSDQAKRAQYDEYSSHWKKGFWGKQTARAKSWSDNRRGGTGDVDYDQFSDFNTFIDQVLGRRKERNGKNTPPPSSSSPPRDPFRPGTTRTAYTISSRSSRRDVEAKLTLPLEKAYQGGIERIRLEDGRSLEIDMPSGMITGQTIRLREQGLGGGDLYLKITVSPHPFFKLEGYDVAIQVPITPSEAALGIPVEVPTLDGWVKMNIPPGVKSGQRLRLANKGYPDEQGKRGDQLVEIQIVVPKNLSSEERELYEKLHQIETYNPRDDLPV from the coding sequence ATGCAAAACGTGCAAAACTTTCGGAACTATTACGAAATTTTAGGAGTCCCTAAAGACGCAACTAATGAGGAGATAAAGAAGGTTTTCCGACGGTTAGCGCGACAATACCATCCTGACTTAAATCCAGGAAATAAAGAAGCCGAGGAAAAATTTAAAGATATCAACGAAGCTTACGAAATTCTTTCTGACCAAGCAAAGCGGGCGCAATATGATGAATACAGTAGTCACTGGAAAAAAGGATTTTGGGGAAAGCAAACAGCGCGCGCCAAATCGTGGAGTGATAATCGCCGTGGCGGTACAGGCGATGTTGATTACGATCAGTTTTCTGACTTTAATACCTTCATTGACCAAGTTTTAGGACGTCGTAAAGAAAGAAACGGCAAAAATACTCCGCCACCATCGTCAAGTAGCCCGCCGCGCGATCCTTTTCGCCCTGGAACAACGCGAACTGCTTACACGATTTCTTCGCGTTCGAGTCGTCGCGATGTGGAAGCAAAGCTCACTTTACCTCTAGAAAAAGCGTATCAAGGTGGAATTGAGCGTATTCGTTTGGAAGATGGGCGATCGCTGGAAATTGATATGCCTTCGGGAATGATAACAGGTCAAACAATCCGCCTGCGCGAGCAAGGTCTTGGTGGTGGTGACTTGTATCTGAAAATTACTGTGTCTCCCCACCCATTTTTTAAGCTCGAAGGTTACGATGTGGCGATTCAAGTACCCATTACTCCGAGTGAAGCGGCGTTGGGAATTCCTGTAGAAGTCCCGACTTTAGATGGTTGGGTGAAAATGAACATCCCCCCAGGCGTCAAATCAGGTCAGAGATTGCGTTTGGCAAATAAAGGCTACCCTGACGAACAAGGTAAACGCGGCGATCAATTAGTCGAAATTCAAATTGTCGTTCCCAAGAATTTGAGTTCCGAAGAACGGGAACTCTACGAAAAACTACATCAAATTGAAACTTACAACCCCCGTGATGATTTGCCAGTGTAA
- a CDS encoding iron-siderophore ABC transporter substrate-binding protein — translation MLHRIYRRIRFGLLTILTVSIVACTSNDRVAVNADCYTVQHIAGETCVPRQPQRVVALDSVTLEYLLSLGIRSIGAVSSAFAADLQQDLTGVADIGSTGEPNLEKILALQPDLIVGIDYYQTIYTQSSQIAPTILYEVEHSGKWNEIFLDFAQMLQKGEVAQQVINNYYTRLEQFKQQMGERLNTTEVSVVRIYPNQINLYLKDSFCGTILQDAGLPRPPAQAIAADDAQRRFGNPIQTSISPELLSQADGDVMFVWTGENTVEADQQAQQKLAQLKSDPLWQKLEVVQQNKIYQVPSYWIGSGPIAANLVVDDLFKYLINR, via the coding sequence ATGCTTCATCGTATCTATCGTCGCATTCGCTTTGGCTTATTAACGATCTTGACGGTCTCGATTGTGGCTTGCACAAGCAATGATCGTGTTGCAGTTAATGCTGATTGTTACACAGTACAACACATTGCTGGAGAAACTTGTGTACCGCGTCAGCCTCAGCGCGTTGTGGCGCTAGATAGTGTAACGCTCGAATATTTGTTGTCTTTAGGTATTCGTTCGATTGGTGCTGTCTCTAGTGCATTTGCAGCAGACTTGCAGCAAGACTTAACCGGAGTTGCAGATATCGGTAGCACAGGCGAACCTAATCTTGAAAAGATACTAGCACTCCAACCAGATCTCATCGTAGGTATAGACTACTATCAAACAATTTATACGCAATCTTCGCAAATTGCACCCACTATCCTTTATGAAGTTGAACACAGTGGAAAATGGAATGAGATCTTTCTAGATTTTGCCCAAATGTTGCAAAAAGGCGAGGTTGCTCAACAGGTGATCAACAATTACTACACGCGCCTAGAGCAATTCAAACAACAGATGGGAGAACGTCTTAACACCACAGAAGTCTCTGTTGTTCGCATCTATCCAAACCAAATCAATCTTTACCTTAAAGATTCCTTCTGCGGCACTATTTTACAAGATGCAGGATTACCTCGTCCCCCAGCACAGGCGATCGCCGCCGATGACGCTCAAAGGCGATTTGGCAATCCAATTCAAACATCAATTAGCCCCGAATTGCTATCTCAAGCCGATGGTGATGTTATGTTCGTTTGGACAGGTGAAAATACCGTCGAAGCCGATCAGCAAGCTCAACAAAAACTGGCACAATTAAAGTCCGATCCACTTTGGCAAAAATTGGAAGTGGTACAGCAAAACAAAATTTACCAAGTACCAAGTTACTGGATTGGAAGTGGTCCAATCGCTGCCAATTTAGTAGTTGATGACTTATTTAAGTATCTGATTAATCGGTAA